The genomic DNA CCACCGTTTTGCCGTCGCCCATATTTTTGTTCCGCAAAAGGGCGGACAATCGGCCAAAAGCGTGCAGGAAAGCATTCGCGGCATGTTCCGCGATGCCGGCGTCGATATTTTGCTGGAGAAAGAAAATGCGGTGAACAGCGGGGTGCTTGGACCTAACGCCAGAAACGACGAGCCTTTGTTTTGGCAACTCGCCGTTTGGTGCGAAGAAGAACGCAACCGGGTCAACAGCAAGCTGTTTGCGCTGCATACGGCGATTGAAAAGCGGCATCACGTGCATGTGGCTTCATTGAACAACGCCGCATGCGCCTATAAAGTAATGGGTTCCGCCACCATTCTGCCGAAATATTTTCACGATTTGGAGCATCCGCTGTTTGCCGCGCAAACGACAATCGGGCACAACCGCTATTCGACCAATACGCTGTCCAACTTTTTCCGCGTGCAGCCGTTTTCGCTGCTGGGGCATAACGGCGAAATCAACACGATCAAAAAACTTCGCGCGGAAGCGGAAATGATCGGCGTTTCGCTCGTCGACGGCGGAAGCGACTCGCAGGATCTCAACCGGACGATCGAAACGCTCATTTACCGATTCGGCTTTAGCCTTTTTGAGGCGATGGAGCTTGTTTTCCCGCCGATTATCAACGAAATGAAGCTGTTCCGCGCGGAATTGCAAGATTTGTATGTATACTTCCGCCAGATGTGGGGACATTTTGCCCAGGGGCCGGCCGCCATCGTCTCGAGATGCGGTAACGAATGCGTCTTCAGCGTCGATGCGCTGGGCTTGCGCCCGCTCTGGATGGTGGAAACCGAACAGTCCCTGTATTTCTCCTCCGAACAAGGCGTCGTCACGGTGGGCGAAATGATCGGCGAGCCGAAAGCAATCGCCCCCGGCGAAAAAATCGGCGTGTGCTTGCACCCCGGCCGACCGATCGAGATCAAGACGTATCCGGAATTGCAAGACGCCGTGCTAAAGCGCGCGCGGTTGCGCAGCGATTTCTCCGGTTTAGGGAAGCATTTGACGTTCCCCGAATCGCGGCGGAAAGCGGCCGCAAATGCCGCTATCGTACCGACAGACGCCATATACAGCGCGTTCGGATGGGATCGCGAAAGCATTCAGGCAATCGAATCGATGGCGGAAACGGCCAACGAGCCGATTCGCTCGCTTGGCCATGACGGCCCGTTGGCTTGCATCAACCCGGAGCGAAAAAATATTGCCGACTTTATTAAAGAAAGCGTGGCGGTGGTGACAAACCCCGCGATCGACCGGGATCGTGAAATCGAACATTTTTCCACCCGCGTTGTTGTCGGCAGACGTCCGGCCATTTACGGGCAACCGGAGAGCGCCACGATGGAGCTTGTTTCTCCGCTCGTGCTGGAAGGCCCGCTGGGCATCGACAGCAGGAAGGAATTGAATCAGCTCTCGTTCGAACAGTTGCTTTCGGAATTTCTCCAGATCAATAAAAATGCGGCGGCAACGATTTCGTTGTCCGGCAAAAGCGGCGAAGGAACAAAGAACGCGCTCGCGAGGATAAGCGATGAAGCGGTTGCGGCCGCGAAAAACGGCGCGGCGCTTATCATTCTGGACGACGCGGCCGTTTTGGCCGGCGAAGCCCTGTGGCTGGATCCGCATCTCGCCGTATCCAAAGTCGACATTGCGCTGAAAGCGGAAAAACTTGGGCCGGGCGACAATTTGCGCCGCAAAGTCAGCATCGTGCTTCGTTCGGCGTCCGTGCGCAGTCTGCACGATATCGCCGTCGCCTGCGGCCTCGGCGCCGACCTTATTTCCCCGTATTTGCTGTTCGCCACGGCTGTCGGCGAAGCGGGCGTTGCCGGCGCGCACAAGGCGTATACGGCGCTGCAGAAAGGTTTGGAGAAAGTTATTTCCACCATCGGCACGCATGAATTGCGCGGCTATACCCGGTTTTTCTCGTCAATCGGATTGAAGCCGGAAATAGCCGAAGTGCTGGATATCGTCAACTATTTGGGCAGCGAAAAAGCCGGCACCGGTTTTGCCGAGCTGGACCGGGATACCGAACAGCGCTTTGCGGACTTGTCCGGTGAAAAGGCCAAACCGGCGCGCAATTTTCATTTTTTCAACCGGCTGTGGAAAGCGATCAACGAAACGGCGGACGGCAAGGCGCCTTACAGCGACTATGCCGATAAATTGCGGGAAGAAGAACAAAAAAACCCGGTGTCGATACGCCATCTCACCGACTTTGCGTTTGAGAAAGCGGCGGCCGCCCACCCTGCGGTCGATCCGGCGGATGTCGACATCAGCGTGGGCGGGTATGACCTGCCGATGCTAATCTCTTCCATGTCGTTCGGATCGCAAAACGAAATTGCCTTCCGCGCTTACGCCGAAGCCGGCAAAGTGCTGAATATGGTAACCATGAACGGCGAAGGCGGCGAAATTAAAGATATGCTTGGCCGCTATCAAAAGACGCGCGGCGCGCAGGTGGCGTCCGGACGGTTTGGCGTAAACGTGGAACTCGCCAATGCGGTTGCTTTTCTGGAGATTAAAATCGGTCAGGGAGCAAAACCGGGCGAAGGCGGCCATCTTCCCGGTTCCAAAGTAACCGCGAAGATCGCGGAAGCGCGCAACGCGACAATCGGCTCCGACTTGATTTCGCCGTCCAACAACCATGACATTTATTCGATTGAAGACCTGGCGCAATTGGTCTCGGAATTAAAGGAAGCGAGCGGCCGCAAAGCGAAAATCATCGTCAAAGTGCCTGTCGTCCCCGGCATCGGCACGATCGCGGTGGGCATCGCCAAAGCGGGCGCCGACGTCATCACTTTGTCCG from Bacilli bacterium includes the following:
- a CDS encoding glutamate synthase-related protein: MLNESRFTRLLETEHDSCGIICLIEKDGKPTRDNIRKTISALVKMEHRSGFIDGEGDGCGVLTDIPRKLWEDRLLEAGKDGGIAADHRFAVAHIFVPQKGGQSAKSVQESIRGMFRDAGVDILLEKENAVNSGVLGPNARNDEPLFWQLAVWCEEERNRVNSKLFALHTAIEKRHHVHVASLNNAACAYKVMGSATILPKYFHDLEHPLFAAQTTIGHNRYSTNTLSNFFRVQPFSLLGHNGEINTIKKLRAEAEMIGVSLVDGGSDSQDLNRTIETLIYRFGFSLFEAMELVFPPIINEMKLFRAELQDLYVYFRQMWGHFAQGPAAIVSRCGNECVFSVDALGLRPLWMVETEQSLYFSSEQGVVTVGEMIGEPKAIAPGEKIGVCLHPGRPIEIKTYPELQDAVLKRARLRSDFSGLGKHLTFPESRRKAAANAAIVPTDAIYSAFGWDRESIQAIESMAETANEPIRSLGHDGPLACINPERKNIADFIKESVAVVTNPAIDRDREIEHFSTRVVVGRRPAIYGQPESATMELVSPLVLEGPLGIDSRKELNQLSFEQLLSEFLQINKNAAATISLSGKSGEGTKNALARISDEAVAAAKNGAALIILDDAAVLAGEALWLDPHLAVSKVDIALKAEKLGPGDNLRRKVSIVLRSASVRSLHDIAVACGLGADLISPYLLFATAVGEAGVAGAHKAYTALQKGLEKVISTIGTHELRGYTRFFSSIGLKPEIAEVLDIVNYLGSEKAGTGFAELDRDTEQRFADLSGEKAKPARNFHFFNRLWKAINETADGKAPYSDYADKLREEEQKNPVSIRHLTDFAFEKAAAAHPAVDPADVDISVGGYDLPMLISSMSFGSQNEIAFRAYAEAGKVLNMVTMNGEGGEIKDMLGRYQKTRGAQVASGRFGVNVELANAVAFLEIKIGQGAKPGEGGHLPGSKVTAKIAEARNATIGSDLISPSNNHDIYSIEDLAQLVSELKEASGRKAKIIVKVPVVPGIGTIAVGIAKAGADVITLSGYDGGTGAARVHSIQHVGLPTEIGTKLAHVALIEAGLRHKVEIWSDGGIKSGKDVVKMMMLGANRCGFGTIAMMAIGCTACRGCHLDTCHVGIATQIDSVEEARERGLRRFVPRVHDRSVAGLVRFFSA